Proteins from one Ramlibacter sp. PS4R-6 genomic window:
- a CDS encoding FFLEELY motif protein — protein sequence MEAAQTIRNAVARVGELREAQAARPGLREAVIGIKALQARRFSGTYEDIMARGPYSAAATFFLEELYSERDFAERDAQFARIAGAIERFFPSQVAQTAVNLASLHALTEALDHGMGVAWLGLDASLPEAARYIAAWREVGKRPEREAQLSDVLAIGREMARLTRTPGLRTMLRMMRGPAHAAGLASLQGFLEAGFDTFASMARGDGARTFLGIIEERESRLIADLFDAPAVACETQLARTLGQAP from the coding sequence ATGGAGGCCGCCCAGACCATCCGCAATGCCGTCGCCCGCGTGGGGGAGTTGCGCGAGGCGCAAGCCGCCCGGCCCGGCCTGCGGGAAGCGGTGATCGGTATCAAGGCCTTGCAGGCGCGGCGCTTCTCGGGCACGTACGAGGACATCATGGCCCGCGGCCCCTACAGCGCGGCGGCGACCTTCTTCCTCGAGGAGCTGTACAGCGAGCGCGACTTTGCCGAGCGCGACGCGCAGTTCGCGCGCATCGCCGGAGCGATCGAACGCTTCTTCCCGTCGCAGGTGGCGCAGACGGCGGTCAACCTGGCGTCCCTTCATGCGCTCACCGAGGCGCTGGACCACGGCATGGGCGTGGCCTGGCTGGGGCTCGACGCGTCGTTGCCGGAAGCCGCTCGTTACATCGCGGCCTGGCGCGAAGTGGGCAAGCGGCCGGAGCGCGAGGCGCAGTTGTCCGACGTGCTCGCCATCGGCCGCGAGATGGCGCGGCTCACGCGCACGCCCGGGCTGCGCACGATGTTGCGCATGATGCGCGGCCCCGCCCATGCCGCGGGGCTGGCATCGCTTCAGGGTTTTCTCGAAGCGGGCTTCGACACTTTCGCCTCCATGGCGCGGGGCGACGGCGCCCGCACGTTCCTGGGCATCATCGAGGAGCGCGAATCGCGCCTGATCGCCGACCTGTTCGACGCGCCGGCTGTCGCCTGCGAGACGCAGCTCGCGCGCACCTTAGGACAAGCACCCTAA
- a CDS encoding GMC family oxidoreductase translates to MSQIPDPIREGLARGWHVRGGPYGDPPARIECDVAIVGSGAGAGITAELLANAGLKVVIVEEGPLRSSTDFHQRESEAYPSLYQESAARKTADKAINILQGRCVGGSTTVNWTSSFRTPVETLEHWRKHFALTTYDNDSLAPFFTQAERRLNIAPWLPPPNENNDLLRRGAAKLGIPAAAIARNVKGCWNLGSCGLGCPTNAKQSMLVTTIPAALNRGAMLLVETRAERFDIAGGRVRALRCAAVGANGRPRHAPAVEISARHYVLAAGAINSPAVLLRSEAPDPFGRLGKRTFLHPVVLSAATMEQKVEGWQGAPQSIYSDHFLHTQAIDGPMGFKLEAPPLHPVIFASTVTGYGEQHARLMRGFANTHVQLALLRDGFHPESPGGSVSLRSDGSALLDYPLNDYVMEGGRRALLAMAEIQFAAGAREVVPVHELARPYNSWREAREAIAQLPMKPLLAKVVSAHVMGGCGLAGEERLGVVRPDGVHWQLDNLSVHDGSLFPTSIGANPQLSIYGIVNRLAQGLAQRLGGGNVILA, encoded by the coding sequence ATGAGCCAGATCCCCGATCCGATCCGGGAAGGCCTCGCGCGCGGCTGGCACGTGCGCGGCGGCCCGTACGGCGACCCGCCGGCGCGCATCGAATGCGACGTCGCCATCGTCGGCTCCGGCGCGGGCGCGGGCATCACGGCGGAACTCCTGGCGAACGCCGGCCTGAAGGTCGTGATCGTCGAGGAAGGGCCGCTGCGCAGCAGCACCGACTTCCACCAGCGCGAGTCCGAGGCCTATCCCTCGCTGTACCAGGAAAGCGCGGCACGCAAGACCGCCGACAAGGCAATCAACATCCTGCAAGGGCGCTGCGTGGGCGGCTCCACGACGGTGAACTGGACCAGCTCCTTCCGCACGCCGGTGGAGACGCTGGAGCACTGGCGCAAGCACTTTGCGCTGACCACTTACGACAACGATTCGCTCGCGCCCTTCTTCACGCAGGCCGAGCGGCGGCTGAACATCGCCCCGTGGCTGCCGCCGCCCAACGAGAACAACGACCTCCTGCGGCGCGGCGCCGCGAAGCTCGGCATTCCCGCGGCGGCCATCGCGCGCAACGTCAAGGGCTGCTGGAACCTCGGCTCCTGCGGCCTGGGCTGCCCGACCAACGCCAAGCAATCGATGCTGGTCACCACCATCCCCGCGGCATTGAACCGCGGCGCGATGCTGCTGGTGGAAACGCGCGCCGAGCGCTTCGACATCGCGGGCGGCCGCGTGCGCGCGCTGCGCTGCGCCGCCGTCGGCGCCAACGGCCGTCCGCGCCACGCGCCCGCCGTGGAAATCTCGGCGCGCCACTACGTGCTGGCCGCCGGCGCGATCAACTCGCCGGCCGTCCTGCTGCGGTCGGAGGCGCCGGACCCGTTCGGGCGCCTGGGCAAGCGCACGTTCCTGCACCCGGTCGTCCTGTCGGCCGCGACGATGGAACAGAAGGTCGAGGGCTGGCAGGGCGCGCCGCAATCGATCTACAGCGACCATTTCCTGCATACGCAGGCGATCGATGGCCCCATGGGCTTCAAGCTCGAGGCGCCGCCGCTGCACCCGGTCATCTTCGCGTCGACCGTGACCGGCTACGGCGAGCAGCATGCCCGGCTGATGCGCGGCTTCGCGAACACGCACGTGCAACTGGCGCTGCTGCGCGACGGCTTCCATCCCGAGTCGCCCGGCGGCAGTGTCAGCCTGCGCAGCGACGGCTCGGCCCTGCTCGACTACCCGCTGAACGACTACGTCATGGAAGGCGGGCGCCGCGCCCTGCTGGCGATGGCCGAGATCCAGTTCGCCGCCGGCGCCCGCGAAGTGGTGCCTGTGCACGAACTGGCGCGGCCGTACAACTCCTGGCGCGAGGCGCGCGAAGCGATCGCGCAATTGCCGATGAAACCCTTGCTCGCCAAGGTGGTCAGCGCGCACGTGATGGGCGGCTGCGGCCTGGCCGGTGAGGAGCGCCTGGGCGTCGTGCGACCCGACGGCGTGCATTGGCAGCTCGACAACCTCTCGGTACACGACGGCTCGCTGTTCCCGACCAGCATCGGCGCCAACCCGCAGCTGTCGATCTACGGCATCGTGAACCGGCTGGCGCAGGGACTCGCGCAACGCCTCGGCGGCGGCAATGTGATACTCGCCTGA
- a CDS encoding esterase/lipase family protein, which yields MPSHSALARLQQVIAVGLLAVALAWFAWRWPASPAWAVLGALAIVFSYSFFLAAEFVLLKTVGARDPAPRPSWGDAVRAWWGETCTTPRVFFWRQPFRWRAEPDFLEETARGKRGVVFIHGFVCNRGFWNPWMAQFRAAGIPFAAVNLEPVFGSIDAYRPIVDEAIERVRAATGLAPVLVCHSMGGLAARAWLRGAGDAGRVHHVVTIGTPHHGTWLGHFSHTGNGRQMRLDGPWVEQLAQAGVAAPFTCWYSNCDNIVFPVSTATLPGADNRLVPGIAHVQLGFRPEIVAATRELLAAPS from the coding sequence ATGCCATCGCATTCGGCCCTGGCCCGGCTGCAGCAGGTCATCGCGGTCGGCCTCCTCGCGGTCGCGCTCGCGTGGTTTGCGTGGCGCTGGCCCGCATCGCCGGCGTGGGCCGTGCTGGGTGCGCTGGCGATCGTCTTCTCCTATTCGTTCTTCCTGGCAGCCGAATTCGTCCTGCTGAAGACCGTCGGCGCGCGCGACCCGGCGCCGCGGCCGTCCTGGGGCGATGCCGTGCGCGCCTGGTGGGGCGAGACCTGCACCACGCCACGTGTTTTCTTCTGGCGCCAACCCTTTCGCTGGCGCGCCGAACCCGACTTCCTCGAAGAGACCGCGCGTGGCAAGCGCGGCGTGGTCTTCATCCACGGCTTCGTTTGCAACCGCGGCTTCTGGAACCCGTGGATGGCGCAGTTCCGCGCCGCGGGCATCCCGTTCGCGGCCGTGAACCTCGAGCCCGTGTTCGGCTCGATCGACGCCTACCGGCCCATCGTCGACGAAGCCATCGAGCGCGTGCGCGCCGCGACCGGGCTCGCACCCGTCCTGGTGTGCCACAGCATGGGCGGCCTCGCGGCACGCGCATGGCTGCGTGGCGCGGGGGATGCCGGCCGCGTGCACCACGTCGTCACCATCGGCACGCCGCACCACGGCACATGGCTCGGGCACTTCAGCCACACGGGCAACGGGCGGCAGATGCGGCTGGATGGCCCGTGGGTCGAACAGCTCGCGCAAGCCGGCGTCGCCGCGCCCTTCACGTGCTGGTATTCCAACTGCGACAACATCGTGTTCCCCGTGTCCACCGCCACGTTGCCGGGCGCCGACAACCGGCTGGTGCCCGGCATCGCGCACGTGCAGCTCGGCTTCCGCCCCGAGATCGTTGCGGCGACGCGCGAGCTGCTGGCTGCGCCAAGTTAA
- a CDS encoding Crp/Fnr family transcriptional regulator, with the protein MVLPSPPAAHEKLVAALSPSLRALALRGTFRTYRKNSVIINEGEIGDSLFVLLEGRVKVYSTDADGKEITYNIVDAGDYFAEMWLDGGPRSASVMTLEPSVCSVVSRNALRDHLADEPEFALELVSQVIRRARAATETARNMALLDVYGRVVATLESHQGSASAENPITLTQITHQQIASRVGASREMVSRLLKDLEKGGYIELGVKRITLRKKLPARW; encoded by the coding sequence ATGGTCTTGCCGAGCCCGCCGGCCGCCCACGAGAAGCTGGTCGCCGCACTGAGCCCGAGCCTGCGCGCGCTGGCGCTGCGCGGCACGTTCCGCACCTACCGCAAGAACAGCGTCATCATCAACGAGGGCGAGATCGGCGATTCGCTGTTCGTCCTGCTGGAAGGGCGCGTCAAGGTCTACTCGACCGACGCCGACGGCAAGGAGATCACCTACAACATCGTCGACGCCGGCGACTACTTCGCCGAGATGTGGCTCGATGGCGGCCCGCGCTCGGCCTCGGTGATGACGCTGGAACCCAGCGTGTGCTCGGTGGTCAGCCGCAACGCGCTGCGCGACCACCTGGCCGACGAACCGGAGTTCGCCCTGGAGCTGGTGTCGCAGGTGATCCGCCGCGCGCGCGCGGCGACGGAGACGGCGCGCAACATGGCGCTGCTCGACGTGTACGGCCGCGTGGTCGCCACGCTCGAAAGCCACCAGGGCTCCGCCTCGGCCGAGAACCCCATCACGCTCACGCAGATCACGCACCAGCAGATCGCCAGCCGCGTCGGCGCCTCGCGCGAGATGGTCAGCCGCCTGCTCAAGGACCTGGAGAAGGGCGGCTACATCGAGCTGGGCGTCAAGCGCATCACGCTGCGCAAGAAGCTGCCCGCGCGCTGGTGA
- a CDS encoding sigma-70 family RNA polymerase sigma factor encodes MDRRDALIAQHVADARKLAQAIHARAASQSIALDEFEQQACLVLLERLDGGAQEEELGDEATAHIERALLHVLETLASEEAMQPTAEFRFDEEQWTELRSLVDALPGQECLVIEQHYFHGRQLQHIANDMGLTKGRVSQIHQRALERLREGLEALREEAHAAATPCRAFII; translated from the coding sequence GTGGATAGGCGTGACGCGTTGATCGCGCAGCACGTTGCGGATGCGCGCAAGCTCGCCCAGGCGATTCACGCGCGGGCCGCGAGCCAGTCGATCGCGCTGGACGAATTCGAGCAACAAGCTTGCCTTGTCTTGCTCGAAAGGCTGGACGGAGGAGCCCAGGAAGAAGAGCTTGGGGACGAAGCCACGGCGCACATCGAGCGCGCATTGCTCCATGTGCTCGAAACGCTGGCGTCCGAGGAGGCGATGCAGCCCACCGCCGAATTCCGGTTCGACGAGGAGCAGTGGACGGAACTGAGAAGCCTTGTCGACGCACTGCCGGGCCAGGAGTGCCTCGTGATCGAGCAACACTATTTCCACGGGCGCCAGCTGCAGCACATCGCCAACGACATGGGCCTCACGAAAGGCCGTGTCTCGCAAATCCACCAGCGCGCCCTGGAACGTTTGCGCGAAGGCCTGGAGGCTTTGAGGGAAGAGGCGCACGCCGCAGCGACCCCTTGCAGGGCGTTTATAATCTAG
- a CDS encoding M4 family metallopeptidase encodes MSARLRCVCCALPRRALEHVGLGHHHAATERLRSERHAHTVDLRAAAANGKRERFVFDAAGTEALPGTLVRPEGARAVGDAAANQAYENVGITLDFYAKVFGRDSLDGAGMDVSASVHWGEGFANAMWTGKQMLFGDGDGVRVRGFTHCLDIVAHELTHAVTQHAVRGGLGIVKRKGKLDLAGEAGALNESISDVFASLVKQWHRKQDVKQADWLVGEGVFAPEIGRAVRSLKQPGDDRLTYGGDDQAGDMRGFVPGGDVHANSGIPNRAFYLAATALGGRAWEHAGRIWYDSVPRLKPKATFVDAAHVTSETAARLFGIASREQHAVQAAWQKVGVLPA; translated from the coding sequence GTGAGCGCGCGCCTGCGCTGCGTCTGCTGCGCGCTGCCCAGGCGAGCCCTCGAGCACGTGGGCCTGGGCCACCACCACGCCGCCACCGAGCGCCTGCGCAGCGAGCGCCATGCGCACACCGTCGACCTGCGCGCGGCAGCGGCCAATGGCAAGCGCGAGCGCTTCGTCTTCGACGCGGCCGGAACCGAAGCCTTGCCCGGCACACTCGTGCGGCCCGAGGGCGCGCGCGCCGTGGGCGATGCCGCCGCCAACCAGGCCTACGAGAACGTCGGCATCACGCTGGACTTCTACGCCAAAGTGTTCGGCCGCGACTCGCTCGATGGCGCCGGCATGGACGTCAGCGCCAGCGTGCACTGGGGCGAAGGCTTCGCCAACGCGATGTGGACCGGCAAGCAGATGCTGTTCGGCGATGGCGACGGCGTGCGCGTGCGCGGCTTCACGCACTGCCTGGACATCGTGGCGCACGAGCTCACGCATGCGGTCACGCAGCACGCCGTGCGCGGCGGCCTGGGCATCGTCAAGCGCAAGGGCAAATTGGACCTCGCGGGCGAGGCGGGCGCGCTGAACGAATCGATCTCCGACGTCTTCGCCTCGTTGGTGAAGCAGTGGCACCGCAAGCAGGACGTGAAGCAGGCCGACTGGCTGGTCGGCGAAGGCGTCTTCGCGCCCGAGATCGGCCGCGCCGTGCGCTCGTTGAAACAGCCGGGCGACGACCGGCTGACGTACGGCGGCGACGACCAGGCCGGCGACATGCGCGGCTTCGTGCCCGGTGGCGACGTGCACGCCAATTCCGGTATCCCCAATCGCGCGTTCTACCTTGCGGCTACCGCGCTGGGCGGCCGCGCGTGGGAGCATGCCGGGCGCATCTGGTACGACAGCGTCCCGCGCTTGAAGCCGAAGGCGACCTTCGTCGATGCGGCACATGTAACGAGCGAAACCGCGGCACGCCTTTTCGGCATTGCATCGCGCGAGCAACACGCCGTGCAGGCGGCGTGGCAAAAAGTCGGGGTGCTGCCCGCCTAG
- a CDS encoding helix-turn-helix transcriptional regulator gives MELVAEKGEQGGVAAVAGAAGPESGLAALVDELAHGVLLTTFDARLLHANQVARHELVRGGAIGLWDGGFVQACRAESDRELQSALARSAHGKRSLVHLESMEGAPLPVAVVPIKPVPGDPARCAILFSRRTVCDALMLGFFARRHGLTPTEEQVLAVLCEGLSAPQAALRMNVAVSTIRSHVRSICAKTRASGVREIVRRVAVLPPVAPAFPHQAVH, from the coding sequence ATGGAACTGGTTGCAGAGAAGGGGGAGCAGGGGGGCGTAGCCGCTGTCGCAGGCGCGGCCGGGCCTGAATCGGGCCTGGCCGCGCTGGTCGACGAACTGGCGCACGGCGTGCTCCTCACCACTTTCGACGCGCGGCTGCTGCATGCCAACCAGGTGGCGCGCCACGAGCTGGTGCGCGGCGGCGCCATCGGCCTGTGGGACGGCGGCTTCGTGCAGGCCTGCCGTGCCGAAAGCGACCGCGAGCTGCAATCGGCACTGGCCCGCTCCGCGCACGGCAAGCGCTCGCTCGTGCACCTCGAATCGATGGAAGGCGCGCCGCTGCCCGTCGCGGTGGTGCCGATCAAGCCCGTGCCCGGCGATCCCGCGCGCTGCGCCATCCTGTTCTCGCGCCGCACCGTCTGCGACGCGCTGATGCTCGGCTTCTTTGCGCGCCGCCACGGCCTGACGCCGACGGAGGAACAGGTGCTGGCCGTGCTGTGCGAGGGCCTGTCGGCGCCGCAAGCCGCGCTGCGCATGAACGTGGCGGTGTCAACCATCCGCAGCCACGTGCGCAGCATCTGCGCCAAGACCCGCGCCAGCGGCGTGCGGGAGATCGTACGACGTGTGGCGGTGCTGCCACCGGTGGCCCCCGCATTCCCGCACCAAGCCGTTCACTGA
- a CDS encoding ATP-binding protein, with amino-acid sequence MTVNPTGNRYCEQCGKQLQLACARCGHDVALFARFCGNCGSGVQAAEAGHATPKWGELKQATVLFADIVGSTELVAHMDPEQAMARLRPAVLRMRHSVERFGGTVVRTLGDGVMSMFGVPRALEGHALLACQSALHMQAAFGHGGDGLKIRIGLHSGQVASDPEDAEDGRGGGAHGLTIHLASRVIGLAQPGGVTLTLACRREAGPGCLTTSMGMHRLKGIPEPVEILALEGVEAAARRNATARLVQTTFRGRTHELALLTRTIAEAGTPQALNVLGIAGEPGAGKSRLCEVFTQQCMLQGIPVFDVRAQLYGHSLPLQPILELFRTHFFGIAPGNDAFTAREHIAGAFEPLATDDTDLQLLYEFFRVADPDMAPLALSPRARQSRVAGLMRQLVRHDAGTRRVILIEDLHWIDDASEEFVATIADAVAGTQTLLLLNYRPAYRAPWLRQGSFRQLELGELPPADMDALVGELLTDTTSLPDICRLVCERAGGNPFFAEELVRTIVESGLIDPATGLPVGGLQSVEQALPATLQAVIGARLDRVGEPEKTLLQMCAIIGKEIPLAVLEHVASPLAAQIEHGLDGLCQAGLILPQHTPGGRTFAFRHPLIQEVAYTTQLKVRRGQVHASVAQAMELYYAGQVDEFAGLIAYHFEQAGQPRPAARYNARAADWVASADSRRAMASWRKVRELLKTVPADAESDSLQVLACAKIAWLSWREGTPMAEVMPFIREAREIAGDGDARILRLLLFLEGRMLQANGASVDRYAELVSEALAMMDPQASAGSKMLLHTALCQAYGWGGVFSKALAASEAALAGADEVDPIDQQFIGYSLRQWILVLRGRLLARLSRLDEARGCLREVTDTPASQVDPVLMQIAHYGLTEVACMARDAEAAEHHAAVVAQIAKRQENAYLNAFANACRAMVHQLQEEFEPARAKFREALALVRTHNVAKEFETELLACLAECSYALGDLAIARAHSVEAISLCHERNNRHQHVRALAIASAIARGEGDAGQADALHAQARRLVRDSEAGGLAFRVAVLPELVFD; translated from the coding sequence ATGACGGTCAACCCCACGGGGAACAGGTACTGCGAGCAGTGCGGGAAGCAGCTGCAGCTGGCCTGTGCCAGGTGCGGGCACGACGTCGCGCTCTTCGCTCGCTTCTGTGGCAACTGCGGCAGCGGCGTGCAGGCCGCCGAAGCCGGGCACGCCACGCCCAAGTGGGGCGAGCTCAAGCAGGCCACCGTGCTCTTCGCCGACATCGTCGGCTCCACCGAACTCGTCGCGCACATGGACCCCGAGCAGGCCATGGCGCGCCTGCGCCCCGCCGTGCTGCGCATGCGCCATTCGGTCGAGCGCTTCGGCGGGACCGTGGTGCGCACGCTGGGCGACGGCGTCATGTCCATGTTCGGCGTACCGCGCGCGCTCGAAGGCCATGCGCTGCTGGCGTGCCAGTCGGCCTTGCACATGCAGGCCGCGTTCGGCCATGGCGGCGACGGCCTGAAGATCCGCATCGGCCTGCACTCGGGCCAGGTCGCATCGGACCCGGAAGACGCCGAGGACGGCCGCGGCGGCGGCGCGCACGGCCTGACCATCCACCTGGCCAGCCGCGTCATCGGGCTGGCGCAACCCGGCGGCGTCACGCTCACCCTGGCGTGCCGCCGCGAAGCGGGCCCGGGCTGCCTCACCACGTCCATGGGCATGCACCGCCTCAAGGGCATCCCCGAGCCGGTGGAGATCCTCGCGCTGGAAGGCGTGGAAGCGGCGGCGCGGCGCAACGCCACGGCGCGCCTGGTGCAAACGACGTTCCGCGGCCGCACCCACGAGCTCGCCTTGCTCACCCGCACGATCGCCGAGGCCGGCACGCCGCAGGCGCTCAACGTGCTGGGCATCGCCGGCGAGCCGGGCGCGGGCAAGAGCCGCCTGTGCGAAGTGTTCACGCAGCAATGCATGCTGCAGGGCATCCCCGTCTTCGACGTGCGCGCGCAGCTGTACGGCCATTCGCTGCCGCTGCAGCCGATCCTGGAGCTGTTCCGCACGCACTTCTTCGGCATCGCGCCCGGCAACGACGCTTTCACGGCCCGTGAGCACATCGCCGGCGCGTTCGAGCCGCTCGCCACCGACGACACGGACCTGCAGCTCCTCTACGAGTTCTTCCGCGTCGCCGACCCCGACATGGCGCCGTTGGCGCTCAGCCCCCGCGCGCGCCAGTCGCGCGTGGCCGGCCTCATGCGCCAGCTGGTGCGCCACGACGCCGGCACGCGCCGCGTGATCCTCATCGAGGACCTGCACTGGATCGACGACGCCAGCGAGGAGTTCGTCGCCACCATCGCCGACGCGGTGGCCGGCACGCAAACGCTGCTGCTCCTGAACTACCGCCCCGCGTACCGCGCGCCGTGGCTGCGGCAAGGCAGTTTCCGCCAGCTGGAGCTGGGCGAGCTGCCGCCGGCCGACATGGATGCGCTGGTGGGCGAGCTGCTCACCGACACCACGTCGCTGCCCGACATCTGCCGCCTGGTGTGTGAGCGCGCCGGCGGCAACCCGTTCTTCGCCGAGGAACTGGTGCGCACCATCGTCGAAAGCGGCCTGATCGACCCCGCCACGGGCCTGCCGGTGGGCGGCCTGCAATCGGTGGAGCAAGCCTTGCCCGCCACGCTGCAGGCGGTGATCGGCGCGCGCCTGGACCGCGTGGGCGAGCCCGAGAAAACGCTGCTGCAGATGTGCGCCATCATCGGCAAGGAGATCCCGCTGGCCGTGCTGGAGCACGTGGCCAGCCCGCTGGCCGCACAGATCGAGCACGGCCTGGACGGCCTGTGCCAGGCCGGCCTGATCCTGCCGCAGCACACGCCCGGCGGGCGCACCTTCGCCTTCCGCCACCCGCTGATCCAGGAGGTGGCCTACACGACGCAGCTGAAGGTGCGGCGCGGCCAGGTGCACGCCAGCGTGGCGCAGGCCATGGAGCTGTACTACGCCGGGCAGGTGGACGAATTCGCGGGCCTCATCGCCTACCACTTCGAGCAGGCGGGCCAGCCGCGCCCGGCCGCGCGCTACAACGCGCGCGCGGCCGACTGGGTGGCGTCGGCCGATTCGCGCCGCGCGATGGCCAGCTGGCGCAAGGTGCGCGAGCTGCTCAAGACGGTGCCGGCCGACGCCGAGAGCGACAGCCTGCAGGTGCTGGCCTGCGCCAAGATCGCCTGGCTGTCGTGGCGCGAAGGCACGCCGATGGCCGAGGTGATGCCCTTCATCCGCGAGGCGCGCGAGATCGCCGGCGACGGCGACGCGCGCATCCTGCGCCTGCTGCTGTTCCTCGAAGGTCGCATGCTGCAGGCCAACGGCGCGTCGGTGGACCGCTATGCGGAGCTGGTGAGCGAGGCGCTGGCCATGATGGACCCGCAGGCCAGCGCCGGCAGCAAGATGCTGCTGCACACGGCGCTGTGCCAGGCCTACGGCTGGGGCGGCGTCTTCAGCAAGGCGCTGGCCGCGAGCGAAGCCGCCCTGGCCGGCGCCGACGAGGTGGACCCGATCGACCAGCAGTTCATCGGCTACAGCCTGCGCCAGTGGATCCTGGTGCTGCGCGGCCGCCTGCTGGCCCGCCTGTCGCGGCTGGACGAGGCACGCGGCTGCCTGCGCGAGGTGACCGACACGCCTGCGAGCCAGGTGGACCCGGTGCTGATGCAGATCGCGCACTACGGCCTGACCGAGGTGGCGTGCATGGCGCGCGACGCCGAAGCCGCCGAGCACCACGCGGCGGTGGTGGCGCAGATCGCCAAACGCCAGGAGAACGCCTACCTCAACGCCTTTGCCAATGCGTGCCGGGCCATGGTGCACCAGCTGCAGGAAGAGTTCGAGCCGGCGCGCGCGAAGTTCCGCGAGGCGCTGGCGCTGGTGCGCACCCACAACGTGGCCAAGGAGTTCGAGACCGAGCTGCTCGCGTGCCTGGCCGAGTGCAGCTATGCGCTGGGCGATCTCGCGATCGCGCGGGCGCACAGCGTCGAGGCGATCTCGCTCTGCCACGAGCGCAACAACCGGCACCAGCATGTGCGGGCGCTGGCGATTGCGAGCGCGATCGCGCGCGGCGAGGGCGATGCCGGCCAGGCGGACGCGCTGCACGCGCAGGCCCGGCGTCTGGTCCGGGACAGCGAGGCGGGCGGGCTGGCTTTCCGAGTGGCAGTACTTCCGGAACTGGTCTTCGACTGA